The following proteins are co-located in the Vigna angularis cultivar LongXiaoDou No.4 chromosome 2, ASM1680809v1, whole genome shotgun sequence genome:
- the LOC108329041 gene encoding sister chromatid cohesion 1 protein 4 has protein sequence MFYSQFILAKKGPLGTIWIAAHLERKLRKNQVADTDIGVSVDSILFPEVPIALRLSSHLLLGVVRIYSRKVNYLFDDCSEALLKIKQAFRSTAVDLPPEESTAPYHSITLPETFDLDDFELPDSDILQANYVDHHVSTREQITLQDTMDGVLYSTSQFGLDERFGDGDASQIGLDLDEVLLNDKATTLEHDDFGASLQMSHQNDEKKEEIDDLPTTGEIREYAEGPSTPGLQEPNLFGTQMDQGNNEVDCPNSTDLKSMDTQIELLHHQKDNDVNEFSLQSNGNHISLDLHNEDKGCNLIEMDGKREEQGHLECQVVIKDQENLMHDDHSLASLPLLDSSNKEFPATVLPECEGGMFNASAVHDKKEDLQDGVLMNSDPATAPLVQTVTNCVISSPLTSNENVASDQDSISCKPLSNMGGSQVPGSGGHLEDGNTSSKHEVLNDIEVSKSDRQSCPSDDALVSNLISPLGSPGRPEIVVDVEAQASRELKEGEGLNHVSLEAVQPTESILQPCTSHLGQPSLSFIEGEKGHGTDVSNPALSYQESIEPSVPKETPDFGKTNMELESQIFSNKVESINRSAVTDMPEPEKLLSLAYQHDGEANDLLMASTPDNQGATEGHAGPAGVNGISGKKRSFTESTLTVQSMDLMESYGGAQSKRTAESVPDDDDLLSSILVGRKSSVLKMKPSPAAPEIATMKRARSAPRTSSALKRKVLMDDMMVLHGDTIREQLTNTEDIRRVRKKAPCTSNEILMIQRQFLEDEIFHVSIFTDLTTDFTILRNETIDLTGIKVCDYGMDSSFIEKTNDQESYSRTNTEVHGVVGSNEPMTVQHQEDAEVQPPEIPVLPESHQSEVNLGSHDVDAHRHTTHEPMGVQLQEDAGVHTTDIPVLSESHHSEVNLGSHDMDAHGNTNVVSHVEELNNSQNVEVNHVGGNIAVSEAEKCSAGPGHESTSLTEVLENDFTTSLTLMDKTNDLVGSIHSNILSIPNAENLDTIPILEDEFGQDQSDRKGVGAIELSMETGTEVQTDGFDANDLYASLATGSKETDGFTDIQASFSGDLPSEENGNSMLGQLNENQIVASAMECDDKGARSDSIFIESAKVDCLQSEALSVDEKESSLKDEENLVFQEAGLQNTMYPEIRSPYVEQNDENYMIANDTGFLNVGDDEIIDDDDDDNFQPSAEGTHLENSGWSSRTRAVAKYLQTVFDKEDLHGRKELHLDNLLVGKTKKEASRMFFETLVLKTRDYVHVEQPKPFANVSIKPRMKLMRSDF, from the exons ATGTTTTATTCTCAGTTTATTTTGGCCAAGAAAGGGCCACTTGGGACTATATGGATAGCTGCACATTTGGAGAGGAAGCTCCGGAAGAATCAGGTGGCTGACACTGACATTGGTGTATCCGTAG ATTCCATTCTTTTCCCTGAAGTACCAATTGCACTCCGTTTATCCAGCCATCTTTTGCTTGGTGTGGTGAGGATATACTCTAGGAAGGTGAATTACCTTTTCGATGACTGCAGTGAAGCTTTGCTTAAGATAAAGCAAGCTTTTCGCTCCACAGCAGTTGATTTGCCACCTGAAGAGTCCACTGCACCTTACCATTCCATCACCTTACCTGAGACTTTCGATCTTGATGATTTTGAACTGCCAGATAGTGACATTCTTCAAGC TAACTATGTTGATCACCATGTCAGTACTAGGGAGCAGATTACACTGCAAGATACTATGGATGGTGTGCTTTACTCTACTTCACAGTTTGGCTTGGATG AGCGCTTTGGTGATGGTGATGCTTCTCAAATTGGGCTAGACCTTGATGAG GTTTTGTTAAATGACAAGGCTACTACTTTGGAGCATGATGACTTTGGTGCTAGTCTTCAAATGTCTCAtcaaaatgatgaaaagaaagagGAG ATTGATGATTTACCCACCACTGGTGAAATACGTGAGTATGCTGAGGGTCCATCTACCCCCGGACTTCAAGAGCCTAACCTATTTGGAACTCAGATGGATCAGGGCAATAATGAAGTTGATTGTCCTAATTCAACTGATTTAAAATCAATGGATACACAAATCGAATTGTTGCATCACCAAAAGGATAACGATGTAAATGAATTCTCCTTGCAAAGTAATGGGAATCATATTTCTTTAGATTTGCATAATGAAGATAAAGGCTGCAATCTGATTGAAATGGATGGAAAAAGAGAGGAGCAAGGGCATTTAGAATGTCAGGTTGTAATCAAGGATCAAGAAAATTTGATGCATGATGATCATTCCTTAGCATCATTACCGTTGTTGGACTCTTCCAATAAAGAGTTTCCTGCCACCGTGTTACCAGAATGTGAAGGTGGGATGTTCAATGCATCTGCTGTTCATGACAAAAAGGAGGACTTGCAAGATGGAGTTTTGATGAACAGTGACCCAGCGACTGCTCCTTTGGTCCAAACTGTTAcaaattgtgttatttcttCTCCTTTGACCAGCAATGAAAATGTTGCTTCTGATCAAGACAGCATCTCATGTAAACCATTGTCTAACATGGGTGGATCTCAGGTGCCGGGATCAGGTGGTCATTTGGAGGATGGTAACACATCATCAAAGCATGAAGTTCTGAATGACATTGAAGTTTCAAAGAGTGACAGACAATCCTGTCCGTCTGATGATGCTCTAGTATCCAATCTTATTAGTCCACTAGGATCACCTGGAAGACCTGAAATTGTTGTTGATGTGGAAGCTCAGGCTTCTCGAGAACTGAAGGAAGGTGAGGGTTTAAATCATGTATCACTTGAGGCTGTGCAGCCTACTGAATCTATCCTTCAACCATGCACCTCCCATCTGGGCCAGCCTTCTCTGTCATTTATTGAAG GTGAAAAAGGTCATGGAACTGATGTTTCAAATCCTGCTTTAAGTTACCAAGAGAGTATAGAGCCATCCGTACCTAAAGAAACACCTGATTTTGGGAAAACAAATATGGAACTTGAGAGTCAGATATTTAGCAATAAAGTAGAAAGTATAAATAGATCTGCTGTTACTGACATGCCAGAGCCTGAAAAATTGCTCTCCTTAGCTTACCAACATGATGGTGAAGCAAATGATTTGCTGATGGCATCTACTCCTGACAACCAGGGTGCAACTGAAGGTCATGCAGGCCCTGCTGGGGTAAACGGCATTTCTGGTAAAAAACGTAGCTTCACAGAAAGTACTCTTACAGTGCAGAGTATGGATTTGATGGAGTCTTATGGGGGAGCTCAATCCAAGAGAACAGCCGAGTCTGTTCCTGATGATGACGATTTATTGTCATCCATATTAG TTGGTAGAAAATCTtcagttttgaaaatgaaacccAGCCCTGCTGCCCCTGAAATAGCAACAATGAAGCGGGCTCGTTCTGCACCTCGTACTAGTAGTGCCTTGAAGAGGAAGGTGCTTATGGATGATATGATGGTCTTGCATGGCGA TACAATACGCGAACAGTTGACAAATACTGAAGATATCCGCCGTGTACGGAAAAAAGCTCCTTGCACTAGTAATGAGATTTTAATGATTCAGAGACAATTTTTGGAAGATGAAATTTTCCATGTATCGATATTTACAG ATTTGACTACTGATTTTACTATTCTGCGAAATGAGACAATTGATCTGACTGGAATCAAGGTTTGTGATTATGGTATGGATAGCTCTTTCatagaaaaaacaaatgatCAAGAGTCCTATTCTAGAACAAATACCGAAGTTCATGGAGTGGTGGGGAGTAATGAACCTATGACAGTCCAACACCAAGAAGATGCAGAAGTGCAACCTCCTGAGATACCTGTTTTGCCTGAGAGTCATCAATCTGAGGTTAATTTGGGATCTCATGATGTTGATGCTCATAGGCACACAACTCATGAACCTATGGGTGTTCAACTCCAAGAAGATGCAGGGGTGCATACTACTGATATACCTGTCTTGTCTGAGAGTCATCATTCTGAGGTTAACTTGGGATCTCATGATATGGATGCCCACGGGAATACAAATGTTGTTTCTCATGTGGAGGAGCTGAACAATTCTCAAAATGTTGAAGTAAACCATGTTGGAGGAAATATTGCAGTTTCTGAAGCAGAGAAGTGCTCTGCTGGCCCTGGGCACGAATCTACATCCTTAACTGAAGTCCTTGAAAATGATTTTACCACATCACTGACTCTCATGGATAAAACTAATGATCTCGTTGGTTCTATTCATTCAAATATTTTGAGCATCCCAAATGCTGAGAATTTGGATACAATCCCTATTCTAGAGGATGAGTTTGGGCAGGACCAGAGTGATAGAAAGGGAGTAGGTGCTATTGAGCTTAGCATGGAAACTGGAACAGAAGTTCAAACAGATGGTTTTGACGCCAACGATTTGTATGCTTCCTTGGCTACTGGTTCCAAAGAAACTGATGGATTTACTGATATTCAAGCTTCCTTTAGTGGTGATCTACCATCAGAGGAAAATGGAAACAGCATGCTAGGGCAGTTAAATGAGAATCAAATTGTTGCTTCTGCCATGGAGTGTGATGACAAGGGTGCAAGGTCTGACAGCATATTTATAGAAAGTGCTAAAGTAGACTGTTTACAATCTGAAGCTCTCAGTGTAGATGAAAAAGAGAGTTCtctgaaagatgaagaaaaccTAGTCTTTCAGGAAGCTGGACTACAAAATACAATGTACCCTGAAATTAGGAGTCCCTATGTTGAACAGAATGAT GAAAATTACATGATTGCTAATGACACAG GGTTTTTGAATGTTGGGGATGATGAGataattgatgatgatgatgatgataattttCAACCATCTGCTGAAGGAACTCACCTTGAAAATAGTGGATGGTCTTCCAGAACCAG GGCTGTTGCCAAGTATCTGCAGACTGTGTTTGATAAGGAAGACCTTCATGGAAGGAAGGAGCTGCATCTTGACAATTTATTAGTTGGTAAAACAAAGAAGGAAGCATCACGGATGTTTTTCGAAACTCTG GTTCTCAAGACAAGGGATTATGTCCATGTGGAACAGCCAAAACCCTTTGCCAATGTTAGCATAAAACCTCGAATGAAGCTTATGAGGTCAGATTTCTGA
- the LOC108328182 gene encoding uncharacterized protein LOC108328182, with amino-acid sequence MGLSTMNSSSSITPRHYNTHKVFLFCNYILLGAASSCIFLTLSLRLIPSLCGFFFILLQIFTIAGAISGCAAVGANSWYSAHMVATVLTAIFQGSVSVLVFTRTGDFLGQLKSYVREEDGAVILKLAGGLTILIFCLEWVVLTLAFFLKYYACVEGSSGTIVPMKSGKVQQDEDLKDWPWPFQV; translated from the coding sequence ATGGGTCTCTCCACAATgaactcttcttcttccatcacGCCACGCCACTACAACACCCACAAGGTGTTCCTTTTCTGCAACTACATTCTCTTGGGTGCAGCCTCCAGCTGCATCTTCCTCACCCTTTCTCTGCGCCTCATCCCCTCTCTCTGtggcttcttcttcatccttctTCAGATCTTCACAATCGCGGGTGCTATCTCGGGTTGTGCTGCTGTGGGGGCCAATAGCTGGTACTCTGCACACATGGTGGCCACTGTGTTAACGGCAATTTTTCAGGGTTCGGTTTCCGTGCTGGTGTTCACTAGAACTGGGGACTTTTTGGGGCAGTTGAAGTCATATGTAAGGGAGGAAGATGGTGCTGTCATTCTGAAATTGGCTGGTGGACTCACCATTTTGATCTTTTGCTTGGAATGGGTGGTGCTGACTCTTGCTTTTTTCTTGAAGTACTATGCTTGTGTTGAGGGAAGTAGTGGTACTATTGTGCCTATGAAGAGTGGGAAGGTGCAGCAGGATGAGGACTTGAAGGATTGGCCATGGCCTTTCCAAGTTTGA